One window of the bacterium genome contains the following:
- the hslU gene encoding ATP-dependent protease ATPase subunit HslU — MENKLMPLEPEEKRLSSDELTPRRIVTELDRYIVGQDDAKRSVAVSLRNRWRRLQLPPEIAFEITPKNIILIGPTGVGKTEIARRLARLVGAPFVKVEASKFTEVGYVGRDVESIIRDLTDIAMNMVREEERARVAELAEKRAEEKLLELLLPRPPVLPGPGASEEERKEYEEALAHHERSVEKLRGLLAAGELEDREVDVQVSSSDNPVLSAFSGAGLEGMGLDLGDMLSGLFPKKKKRVRLKVSEARRALVNEEAERLMDQEKVTREALARTETTGIVFLDELDKIVAGGTIHGPDVSREGVQRDLLPLVEGTTVKTKYGLVSTDHILFIAAGAFHQKKPSDLMPELQGRFPIRVKLHSLTKEDFTRILTEPKNALVKQYQSLLGTERLRLEFAPGAVERLAELAEYINTHTQDIGARRLHTVLEALLEEASFEAADLDREQKLIVTREYIDEKLESLAKDEDLSRYIL; from the coding sequence ATGGAAAATAAACTCATGCCCCTCGAACCGGAAGAAAAGCGGTTGAGCTCCGATGAGCTCACCCCCCGGCGCATCGTGACCGAGCTGGACCGCTATATCGTGGGTCAGGACGACGCCAAGCGCTCGGTGGCGGTGTCCCTGCGGAACCGCTGGCGGCGGCTCCAGCTCCCGCCCGAGATCGCCTTCGAGATAACGCCCAAAAACATCATCCTCATCGGCCCCACCGGGGTGGGCAAGACGGAGATAGCCCGCCGGCTGGCCCGCCTGGTCGGCGCCCCCTTCGTCAAGGTGGAGGCCTCCAAGTTCACCGAGGTCGGCTACGTGGGCCGGGACGTGGAGTCCATCATCCGCGACCTGACCGATATAGCGATGAACATGGTCCGCGAGGAGGAGCGCGCCCGCGTCGCAGAGCTGGCCGAAAAACGGGCCGAGGAGAAGCTTCTCGAGCTGCTCCTGCCCCGACCGCCCGTGCTGCCCGGTCCGGGAGCGTCCGAGGAAGAGCGCAAGGAATACGAGGAGGCCCTGGCCCACCACGAGCGCAGCGTGGAAAAGTTACGTGGGCTTCTGGCGGCCGGGGAGCTTGAGGACCGCGAGGTGGACGTCCAAGTGTCGAGTTCGGACAACCCGGTGCTGAGCGCCTTCTCCGGCGCGGGCCTGGAGGGCATGGGGCTCGACCTGGGCGACATGCTCTCGGGCCTCTTTCCCAAGAAGAAAAAGCGCGTCCGGTTGAAGGTCTCCGAGGCCCGCCGCGCCCTGGTGAACGAGGAAGCCGAACGCCTCATGGACCAGGAGAAGGTCACCCGAGAGGCCCTGGCCCGTACCGAGACCACCGGCATAGTCTTCCTGGACGAGCTGGACAAAATCGTCGCGGGCGGGACGATTCACGGCCCCGACGTGTCCCGGGAGGGCGTCCAGCGCGACCTCCTTCCCCTCGTGGAAGGCACGACGGTCAAAACCAAGTACGGCCTGGTCTCCACGGACCACATTCTTTTCATCGCGGCCGGGGCCTTCCACCAGAAAAAGCCGTCGGACCTCATGCCCGAGCTCCAGGGCCGCTTCCCCATCCGGGTAAAGCTGCACTCCCTGACGAAGGAGGACTTCACCCGCATCCTCACCGAGCCGAAGAACGCGCTGGTGAAGCAGTACCAGTCGCTTCTCGGCACGGAACGCCTCCGGCTGGAGTTCGCTCCCGGCGCCGTCGAGCGCTTGGCCGAGCTCGCCGAGTACATCAACACCCACACCCAGGACATCGGCGCCCGAAGGCTCCACACCGTCCTCGAGGCCCTGCTCGAGGAAGCCTCCTTCGAGGCCGCCGACTTGGATCGGGAGCAGAAGCTCATCGTCACGCGGGAGTACATTGACGAGAAGCTGGAGAGCCTCGCCAAGGACGAGGACCTCTCCCGGTACATCCTCTAG
- the purD gene encoding phosphoribosylamine--glycine ligase produces the protein MRVFIVGGGGREHALAWGVSRSPRLEKLYAYPGNAGIAGIAEIPPLPGDEIGTLVDFARGAAIDLTIVGPEAPLDGGIVDEFGRAGLTIFGPTLAAARIESSKAFAKELMASVGVPTAPFGVFDDFNAAWKYGTTHRLPLVVKADGLAGGKGALICETPAKLEKALDAMLHTGAFGQAGKTVVIEEFLHGEEVSLFVLADGGGGTCVLASAQDYKRIGEGDTGPNTGGMGAYSPVSIVTDELVEHVMRTVVEPTLEGMTAVGHTFAGMLYAGLMLTENGPRIIEYNCRFGDPETQAIVPRVADDLLMLIYAAATGHLPVKQVNLTKKKAACVVLASEGYPGHIQTGHEIAGIGRDDYASVVFHSGTRVSKGKTVTNGGRVLGVTGMGATIRAAVHNAYKRAEKIRFKGKTLRKDIAWHELERLTNSSG, from the coding sequence ATGCGCGTCTTCATCGTCGGCGGCGGCGGACGTGAGCACGCCCTGGCCTGGGGGGTATCCCGTTCCCCCAGGCTCGAAAAGCTCTACGCCTACCCCGGAAATGCGGGCATCGCCGGCATCGCCGAGATTCCGCCCCTCCCCGGCGATGAAATCGGCACCCTGGTTGACTTCGCCCGCGGGGCGGCCATAGACCTCACCATCGTCGGGCCCGAGGCCCCCCTCGACGGCGGCATCGTGGACGAGTTCGGGCGTGCCGGGCTCACCATCTTCGGTCCCACCCTGGCGGCCGCGCGCATCGAGTCCTCCAAGGCCTTCGCCAAGGAGCTCATGGCGTCCGTCGGGGTGCCCACGGCGCCCTTCGGCGTCTTCGACGATTTCAACGCCGCCTGGAAATACGGCACCACGCACCGACTGCCCCTGGTGGTGAAGGCCGACGGGCTGGCCGGGGGTAAGGGCGCGCTCATCTGCGAGACGCCCGCCAAGCTCGAAAAGGCCCTGGACGCCATGCTACACACCGGAGCCTTCGGACAGGCCGGGAAGACCGTCGTCATCGAGGAGTTCCTGCACGGCGAGGAGGTATCGCTCTTCGTGCTGGCCGACGGGGGCGGGGGGACCTGCGTGCTCGCCAGCGCACAGGATTACAAGCGCATCGGTGAGGGCGACACCGGCCCGAACACGGGGGGGATGGGGGCCTATTCGCCGGTGTCCATCGTGACCGACGAGCTGGTGGAGCATGTCATGCGGACGGTGGTGGAGCCGACGCTGGAGGGTATGACGGCGGTGGGGCACACCTTCGCCGGGATGCTCTACGCCGGGTTGATGCTGACGGAGAACGGGCCGCGCATCATCGAGTACAACTGCCGCTTCGGCGACCCGGAAACCCAGGCCATCGTCCCCCGGGTGGCCGACGACCTCTTGATGCTCATCTACGCAGCCGCCACGGGGCACCTGCCCGTGAAGCAGGTGAACCTGACCAAGAAGAAGGCGGCCTGCGTCGTCCTGGCCAGCGAGGGTTACCCGGGGCACATCCAGACCGGGCACGAGATTGCGGGCATCGGCCGGGACGATTACGCCAGCGTCGTCTTCCACTCCGGGACGCGGGTGAGCAAGGGGAAGACCGTCACCAACGGGGGGCGCGTGCTCGGGGTGACCGGCATGGGAGCCACCATCCGGGCCGCGGTGCACAACGCCTACAAGCGGGCGGAGAAGATCCGGTTCAAGGGGAAGACCCTGCGGAAGGACATCGCCTGGCACGAGCTGGAGCGGTTGACGAACTCGTCGGGCTAG
- a CDS encoding PPC domain-containing DNA-binding protein, which produces MGLYEFSEGRRFLVRVPKGEELVAYIDRLVNEQGIAQGFISGIGAVAEAVIGFYDQETHAYQERELTGGLEIVSLLGNVSRREGRCHAHLHVGLADHSGAMYGGHLGRAVVFLTELVVVEFTGRELERLPDEATGLVCWR; this is translated from the coding sequence GTGGGCCTCTACGAGTTCAGCGAAGGGCGCCGGTTTCTCGTCCGCGTCCCCAAGGGCGAGGAGCTGGTGGCCTACATTGATCGCTTGGTCAACGAGCAGGGCATCGCGCAGGGGTTCATCTCGGGCATCGGGGCCGTGGCGGAGGCGGTCATCGGCTTCTACGACCAAGAAACACACGCCTACCAAGAGCGCGAGCTCACCGGCGGCCTGGAGATAGTCTCGCTCCTGGGGAACGTCTCCCGGCGTGAGGGCCGCTGCCACGCCCACCTCCACGTCGGCCTGGCCGACCACTCCGGGGCGATGTACGGCGGGCACCTGGGCCGGGCCGTGGTCTTTCTGACCGAGCTGGTCGTGGTCGAGTTCACCGGCCGGGAGCTGGAGCGCCTTCCCGACGAGGCCACCGGCCTGGTGTGCTGGAGGTAG
- a CDS encoding methyltransferase domain-containing protein: MKQLLGRLIPSSLRSYLRQLYFKFRGLFYRGGGVECPVCGRRFRRFITHGLKRLCPGCVSSRRQRLELIYLRRETDLFREPLKVLHIAPDLTLHRLFHRQRNLDYTSLDLHRKYVDRNGDLTALPDPTESFDVLFCFHVLEHIPDDRQAMREMRRVLKSDGWALIQVPHYPQRGPTYEDFSIVSPAERKKHFGQWDHVRVYGNDFEERLEESGFTVRFIDYAATLSPAEAALYGVKDTVGFHLCTKGDA, translated from the coding sequence GTGAAGCAACTTCTCGGACGGCTGATTCCGAGTTCCCTCAGATCCTATCTGCGTCAGCTCTACTTCAAATTCCGCGGGCTTTTTTACCGCGGCGGCGGGGTGGAATGTCCGGTCTGCGGGAGACGTTTTCGCCGTTTCATCACCCACGGCTTGAAACGTCTCTGCCCCGGCTGCGTCTCGTCGCGGAGGCAGCGTCTGGAACTCATCTACCTGCGCCGGGAGACGGATCTGTTCCGTGAGCCTCTCAAGGTGCTTCACATCGCCCCCGACCTGACGCTCCACCGCCTCTTTCACCGGCAGCGCAACCTCGATTACACCAGTCTCGACCTACACCGCAAGTACGTGGACCGCAACGGCGACCTCACCGCCCTTCCGGACCCGACGGAGAGCTTTGACGTACTGTTCTGCTTCCACGTCCTGGAGCACATCCCCGATGATCGTCAGGCCATGCGGGAGATGCGGCGGGTGCTGAAATCGGACGGCTGGGCGCTGATCCAGGTGCCCCACTATCCGCAGCGGGGGCCGACCTACGAGGACTTCTCCATCGTCTCCCCCGCGGAGCGGAAGAAACACTTCGGCCAATGGGATCACGTCCGCGTCTACGGAAATGATTTTGAGGAAAGGCTGGAGGAATCCGGCTTCACGGTGCGCTTCATTGATTACGCCGCCACCCTTTCCCCGGCGGAGGCGGCGCTTTACGGAGTCAAAGATACCGTGGGATTCCATCTGTGCACAAAGGGCGATGCCTGA
- the purE gene encoding 5-(carboxyamino)imidazole ribonucleotide mutase, translated as MSGKNEKRVAVLLGSASDKPVMDAAFEILTEFGVGFTGRVLSAHRTPAEVIRFVREAEAGGVEVFICGAGMAAHLAGTVAAHTTKPVLAVPLESGGLGGLDALLASVQMPGGIPVAVFALGRAGAENAALFAIGCLALSDKELASRLAEHREAQREKVRRDDGELQRELGDGK; from the coding sequence TTGAGCGGAAAAAACGAGAAAAGGGTGGCCGTGCTCCTGGGCTCGGCCTCGGACAAACCGGTGATGGACGCCGCCTTCGAGATTCTCACCGAATTCGGCGTCGGATTCACCGGACGCGTGCTCTCGGCCCACCGCACGCCCGCAGAGGTCATCCGATTCGTTCGGGAGGCGGAGGCCGGGGGCGTCGAGGTCTTCATCTGCGGGGCGGGGATGGCGGCCCATCTGGCGGGAACGGTGGCCGCTCACACGACGAAACCGGTCCTGGCCGTCCCCCTGGAGTCCGGCGGCCTGGGGGGACTGGACGCGCTTCTGGCCAGCGTCCAGATGCCGGGGGGGATTCCGGTGGCCGTCTTCGCCCTGGGGCGGGCCGGGGCGGAGAACGCCGCCCTCTTCGCCATCGGGTGCCTGGCCCTGTCGGATAAAGAACTGGCGTCCAGGCTCGCCGAACACCGCGAAGCCCAGCGGGAGAAGGTCCGGCGGGACGACGGGGAACTACAACGAGAGCTGGGCGATGGAAAATAA
- a CDS encoding prepilin-type N-terminal cleavage/methylation domain-containing protein, translated as MPDSTTSQTGFSLIEMLIASAILLIGVTGILLAIPGAEEGVAAGGMAGRAALYAKERLDSLAALDPTELARGARLAPYSDSPEGLYTRRWWVLSAELEPDLEGERLAEVLAESGLVPGDFDLPTGFFRLKVELLWRPPGGRLERMEVGQLVTPSR; from the coding sequence ATGCCTGATTCGACCACCAGTCAGACCGGTTTTTCCCTCATCGAGATGCTCATCGCCAGCGCCATCCTGTTGATCGGCGTGACGGGGATTCTTTTGGCCATCCCCGGGGCCGAGGAGGGGGTGGCCGCGGGGGGGATGGCCGGTCGGGCGGCGCTCTACGCCAAGGAGCGGCTGGATTCCCTGGCGGCGCTGGATCCGACGGAGCTCGCCCGCGGGGCGCGGCTGGCGCCCTACTCCGACTCGCCCGAAGGGCTCTACACCCGGCGCTGGTGGGTGCTCTCGGCGGAGCTCGAGCCCGACCTCGAGGGGGAGCGGCTGGCGGAAGTCCTGGCCGAGTCGGGGCTCGTCCCCGGGGACTTCGACCTCCCGACCGGTTTCTTTAGGCTGAAGGTGGAGCTACTCTGGCGGCCGCCCGGTGGGAGGTTGGAGCGGATGGAGGTGGGGCAGCTCGTAACGCCGTCGCGGTAG